In Pseudothermotoga hypogea DSM 11164 = NBRC 106472, the following are encoded in one genomic region:
- a CDS encoding vWA domain-containing protein, with the protein MLRVLSLFFAFFLCLLFATQLQLTHHEVWWPDGLWNALWCSVAVKDNAGNFVRNLKLEDFKITEKAYGRSGELLGEMLVKFDRSDYQFKGRGFWEKSINSDKLDIAFFIDGTGSMEKHIDSIKEQLRNFLNRLIETGTDFRIFISMYDTENEPEWTVPNYVTRFFGPTMLEEIEEAIEEIETEGEWWNLTWGYDAYLWSLNLDWREDARKIVVIITDVYTDSVYGPNWYFASGCVTSMYAVDMAIRDTKIQLYYCQPDEEHMAKTELSENYSPQVNIAVKENNFDKLAERNPLVRRLSWPFNQEEIELKQLPIVDSKYYFAWVSDWRKYSFVSRVEVEIALVATNESVHFVFYPLEKPDGTKTNVWAKNPVVVVKDERGLSLSFRRNVAVHLYKVMGDLDRIAERKIEKDESGAVNFGGIRPGRYYYILYANYGSYLLHRYHHLGYTSSGWIDITVDSITPSEIFAYTYGKAMELYRTKGLLYELENSKIATAEMKSFVKDASKWLEEITQDGITLMEMETIKRFYVGLGSFVNMIGYASTTQERVTQDLEQIVQKATDMVRKAREVIGKLESAKNLILNVTNMFIDVVTTNWSGIAANVTIEQLIDRLVRYVRDELVDDTMNTVYNKLLEVVAQPERILSFFKSNVKTWVKQMLSPSQIGEVVESFVLNDLIYPQFTSHLEEELHELLNTSKTFVQENYEKYWDFYKRSELMRKSFEEMRKSLMGNLFDVSYKALTDKGPIDNWQSVLLVFQETIPFVIDLLKLFEVRYPEFREIKEALSTLYQALDAIGTLTKTYEVALKVDYLNREFHQRVGSMSEAVYQFK; encoded by the coding sequence ATGCTAAGGGTGCTGAGCCTTTTCTTCGCTTTTTTCCTCTGCCTCCTGTTCGCCACTCAACTTCAACTCACACACCACGAAGTCTGGTGGCCAGACGGGTTGTGGAACGCCCTGTGGTGTTCTGTCGCGGTGAAGGACAATGCGGGAAACTTCGTGAGAAACCTCAAACTTGAAGATTTCAAGATAACGGAGAAAGCCTACGGGAGGAGCGGAGAACTGCTCGGCGAAATGCTCGTCAAGTTCGATCGGTCCGATTATCAGTTCAAGGGTCGCGGTTTCTGGGAAAAGTCCATCAACTCAGACAAACTCGACATCGCCTTTTTCATCGACGGAACTGGCTCGATGGAAAAGCACATCGATTCGATCAAAGAGCAACTGAGAAATTTTCTGAACAGGTTGATCGAAACGGGCACCGACTTCAGAATCTTCATAAGCATGTACGACACCGAGAACGAGCCAGAATGGACCGTTCCGAACTACGTCACCAGGTTCTTCGGCCCCACCATGCTCGAAGAGATCGAAGAGGCTATAGAGGAGATCGAGACGGAGGGTGAATGGTGGAACCTCACGTGGGGTTACGATGCCTATCTGTGGTCTTTGAACTTGGATTGGCGCGAAGACGCGAGAAAGATTGTCGTAATCATCACGGACGTTTACACAGATTCCGTCTATGGTCCGAACTGGTACTTCGCTTCGGGTTGTGTCACGTCGATGTACGCGGTGGACATGGCGATCAGAGACACGAAGATCCAACTCTACTACTGTCAGCCAGACGAAGAGCACATGGCGAAGACAGAACTTTCGGAGAACTACTCACCGCAGGTGAATATCGCGGTGAAGGAGAACAACTTTGACAAACTCGCTGAGAGGAACCCTTTGGTCAGGAGGCTCTCTTGGCCGTTCAACCAGGAAGAAATCGAACTAAAACAGCTTCCCATCGTCGACTCGAAGTACTACTTCGCCTGGGTGAGCGATTGGAGAAAGTACAGTTTCGTCAGCAGAGTTGAGGTGGAGATAGCTCTTGTTGCAACAAACGAATCTGTTCATTTCGTGTTCTACCCACTTGAAAAACCAGACGGCACGAAGACGAACGTCTGGGCAAAGAATCCCGTCGTCGTTGTGAAAGACGAAAGAGGCCTTTCTCTGTCTTTCAGGCGCAACGTCGCGGTCCATCTTTACAAGGTCATGGGAGATCTTGATAGGATCGCGGAGCGAAAGATAGAGAAGGATGAAAGCGGAGCCGTAAATTTCGGAGGAATCAGACCAGGAAGGTATTATTACATCCTCTACGCGAACTACGGTTCGTATCTTTTACACAGATACCACCATCTGGGTTACACCTCGAGCGGATGGATAGACATCACAGTAGATTCGATCACTCCCAGCGAGATCTTCGCATACACCTACGGCAAAGCCATGGAACTGTACCGCACGAAGGGTTTACTGTACGAACTTGAGAACTCGAAGATCGCAACGGCAGAGATGAAATCGTTCGTGAAAGATGCGTCAAAATGGCTCGAAGAGATAACTCAAGACGGCATAACACTCATGGAGATGGAAACGATCAAGAGATTCTACGTCGGCCTTGGCTCTTTCGTCAACATGATCGGCTACGCGTCCACAACACAAGAAAGAGTGACGCAGGATCTGGAACAGATCGTTCAGAAAGCCACAGACATGGTGAGAAAGGCACGCGAGGTGATCGGGAAACTCGAATCTGCGAAGAATTTGATTTTGAACGTGACGAACATGTTCATAGACGTAGTCACGACCAACTGGAGTGGCATCGCGGCGAACGTGACGATCGAACAACTCATAGATCGATTGGTGAGATACGTTCGAGACGAACTGGTCGACGACACCATGAACACTGTCTACAACAAACTGCTCGAAGTCGTCGCACAACCTGAAAGGATCCTTTCTTTCTTCAAGAGCAACGTCAAAACTTGGGTCAAGCAGATGCTCAGTCCGAGCCAAATAGGCGAAGTCGTGGAAAGTTTCGTGCTCAACGACTTGATCTACCCGCAGTTCACATCCCACTTGGAAGAAGAATTGCATGAGCTTTTGAACACGTCGAAAACTTTTGTGCAAGAGAATTATGAAAAATACTGGGACTTCTACAAGCGCTCCGAGCTGATGAGAAAGAGCTTCGAAGAGATGAGAAAATCTTTGATGGGAAATCTCTTTGACGTTTCCTACAAAGCCTTGACAGACAAAGGACCGATCGACAATTGGCAGAGCGTTCTTTTGGTCTTTCAAGAAACCATACCTTTCGTGATCGATCTTCTGAAGCTATTCGAAGTTCGCTATCCTGAGTTCAGAGAGATCAAAGAAGCGCTGAGCACGCTGTACCAAGCCTTGGACGCCATAGGCACACTGACGAAGACCTACGAAGTGGCGTTGAAGGTCGATTATTTGAACAGAGAATTCCATCAAAGGGTAGGATCAATGAGCGAAGCAGTTTATCAGTTCAAGTGA
- a CDS encoding AAA family ATPase, translating to MNPFRFGRHYDPDCFVDREREYSQLLSAVQSGNNVVVVAPRRFGKTWLLQKFVAESGFQCIYLDLLSVISLRDLCAKMISKSFELLKLNDPVKFIREYLKNLSRHVSFSIGADGVNFTLGKDIDEESLLSESYRLLEKLGDPMAPLIVCIDEFQAYRTVSEKLPGSIRGFFQTTPNVIFVFSGSMRHMIEELFFQSKGLMYHCGIKLDLSSFLPKEEVTDYLVRKFEASGKRISSSVAGRFYEITKGHPYYVQIMAYELWNTCLKEATEKDLTEALNQLIFRERHTYDMALDVLGQKYVRKVLIMIASNKDIFSIEALREFEIPNPSIANKTVKKLIELGFVEKLSRGNYEIIDPIFEEYILRRFS from the coding sequence GTGAACCCTTTCAGATTCGGAAGGCACTACGATCCAGATTGTTTCGTAGATAGAGAAAGAGAGTACTCACAGCTTTTGAGCGCTGTTCAAAGTGGAAACAATGTTGTTGTGGTTGCACCGCGGAGATTCGGCAAGACATGGCTGCTTCAAAAATTCGTTGCTGAAAGCGGTTTTCAGTGCATCTATCTCGATCTTCTGAGCGTGATTTCGCTGAGAGATCTTTGCGCAAAGATGATTTCGAAATCTTTCGAGCTGCTCAAATTGAACGACCCTGTGAAGTTCATAAGAGAGTATCTAAAGAATCTCTCAAGGCATGTGAGCTTTTCGATCGGTGCAGACGGAGTGAACTTCACTCTTGGAAAAGATATTGACGAAGAATCACTTCTGTCAGAGAGTTATAGATTACTCGAAAAACTCGGGGACCCCATGGCGCCTTTGATCGTCTGTATCGATGAATTTCAAGCTTACAGAACGGTTTCTGAAAAACTCCCAGGCTCGATCAGAGGATTTTTCCAAACCACACCAAATGTGATCTTTGTGTTCTCAGGTTCGATGCGACACATGATAGAAGAGCTCTTTTTCCAGTCAAAAGGTCTCATGTATCATTGCGGAATCAAACTTGATCTGAGCTCCTTCCTGCCAAAAGAAGAGGTAACCGATTACCTGGTGAGGAAGTTCGAAGCTTCTGGCAAACGTATTTCATCCAGCGTTGCCGGAAGATTCTATGAAATCACCAAAGGTCATCCGTACTATGTTCAAATCATGGCTTATGAACTTTGGAACACGTGCTTGAAGGAAGCGACGGAAAAGGATTTGACAGAGGCACTGAATCAACTCATATTTCGCGAAAGACACACCTACGATATGGCACTCGATGTACTCGGGCAGAAATACGTACGCAAGGTCTTGATCATGATCGCTTCCAACAAAGATATCTTCAGTATTGAGGCACTCCGAGAGTTTGAGATCCCAAATCCGAGCATCGCGAACAAGACCGTGAAAAAACTCATCGAGCTTGGATTTGTCGAAAAGCTCTCGCGTGGAAACTACGAAATCATCGATCCCATATTTGAAGAGTACATCCTGAGAAGATTCTCTTGA
- a CDS encoding DegV family protein, whose translation MDKTAFVVDSTADFPTDWKPPLDLYRLPLRVIVDGKEFRDGVDIDVDKLCSLMKEHHNISTSLPSMEDIIKLFEDIKSKYQQIFVVTLSQKLSGTYNAVKMVIENFGLRNFLLFDSKAVSGKIFYIVARLMRDVLNGKRISQQSVIEYGRDCEMFFLLESLEYLKKGGRIGKLSLFLGKLLHLKPVLKINREGEVSKASLAMSQEDAIAKLVNMVTSFVEKVPNYVLYGGYGAIHMKEKLEQILSKFNRCDGIARVGATVLAHTGPEVLGVLVGKAF comes from the coding sequence ATGGACAAGACCGCTTTTGTGGTGGATAGTACTGCTGATTTTCCGACGGATTGGAAGCCACCGCTGGATCTGTACAGGTTGCCGCTGCGTGTAATCGTTGATGGGAAAGAATTCCGTGATGGCGTGGACATTGATGTAGACAAGCTATGCTCACTCATGAAAGAACATCACAACATCTCAACTTCGCTGCCGAGCATGGAGGACATAATCAAGTTGTTCGAAGACATAAAAAGCAAGTACCAACAAATCTTTGTCGTAACGCTTTCACAGAAACTGAGTGGCACCTACAACGCGGTCAAAATGGTCATTGAGAATTTTGGTCTGAGAAACTTTCTCCTCTTCGACTCGAAAGCCGTCAGCGGAAAGATCTTCTACATCGTGGCGAGACTCATGAGAGACGTTTTGAACGGCAAGAGAATCTCTCAGCAAAGCGTTATCGAGTATGGGCGAGACTGTGAGATGTTTTTCTTGCTCGAATCTCTCGAGTATCTCAAAAAAGGAGGAAGGATCGGAAAGTTGTCGCTTTTCCTTGGAAAGTTGTTGCATCTAAAGCCCGTTCTGAAGATAAACAGGGAGGGAGAAGTGTCCAAAGCAAGCCTTGCGATGAGCCAAGAAGACGCCATAGCGAAACTTGTAAACATGGTAACGTCCTTCGTTGAGAAGGTTCCCAACTATGTCCTGTATGGTGGCTACGGTGCGATCCACATGAAAGAAAAGCTTGAGCAGATCCTGTCGAAGTTCAACAGGTGCGACGGTATCGCGAGGGTTGGCGCAACCGTATTGGCACACACGGGTCCGGAAGTGCTCGGCGTTCTCGTGGGCAAAGCGTTTTGA
- a CDS encoding ABC transporter substrate-binding protein has product MWRKLVLLVAMSLLVTVFAAKIEIFSWWTAGGEAEGLQELFNIYSKLYPGVEIINATVAGGAGAQAKAVLKTRMLGGDPPDTFQVHAGHELIDTWVKTGFMEPITFLYKEEGWDKVMPKGILDIVSYNGEYWSVPVNIHRANVLWYNKKIFEKYGLKPPKTFEEFFQVAEVLKSHGIIPLALGTKDGWEAAHAFETVLIGKLGAEGYRGLWNGKTKWSDPRVTDALETFARMLQYVNSDHAARTWDEACALIVEGKAAMNIMGDWAVGYFYAKNFYDFGWVLAPGNEGIFDALSDSFGLPKGAKNRENVINFLRVLGSKEGQLAFNIKKGSIPARTDIDKNLFPEYQRSAMEDWLKHEIVPSVMHGAAASESWVTEFKDVISLFVARPDVKTTQKALVSIAKAQGVPQ; this is encoded by the coding sequence ATGTGGCGTAAGCTGGTTCTTCTCGTAGCAATGAGCCTGCTTGTAACAGTGTTCGCGGCTAAGATCGAGATCTTCAGCTGGTGGACTGCAGGTGGAGAGGCGGAAGGTCTCCAGGAACTCTTTAACATTTACAGCAAACTGTATCCAGGTGTGGAGATCATCAATGCGACCGTGGCTGGTGGCGCAGGCGCGCAGGCAAAAGCAGTGCTGAAGACCAGAATGCTCGGAGGAGATCCACCCGACACGTTCCAGGTCCATGCGGGACACGAGCTCATCGATACGTGGGTCAAGACGGGGTTCATGGAACCAATCACGTTCCTGTACAAAGAAGAAGGATGGGACAAGGTGATGCCCAAGGGCATCTTGGACATCGTGTCTTACAACGGTGAGTATTGGTCTGTGCCAGTCAACATCCACAGGGCCAACGTGCTCTGGTACAACAAGAAGATTTTCGAGAAGTATGGCCTGAAACCACCAAAGACGTTCGAGGAGTTCTTCCAAGTTGCCGAGGTTCTCAAATCCCACGGCATCATTCCGTTGGCCCTTGGTACCAAAGATGGATGGGAAGCAGCGCACGCTTTCGAAACAGTTCTGATCGGAAAACTTGGAGCAGAGGGTTACAGGGGACTCTGGAACGGCAAGACCAAATGGTCGGATCCAAGGGTCACGGATGCGCTTGAAACCTTTGCCAGGATGCTTCAATATGTGAACTCCGACCACGCTGCTCGAACGTGGGATGAGGCTTGTGCTTTGATCGTTGAAGGCAAAGCGGCGATGAACATCATGGGTGACTGGGCGGTCGGGTACTTCTACGCGAAGAACTTCTACGATTTTGGTTGGGTCCTCGCACCTGGCAACGAGGGAATATTCGACGCACTGTCTGACAGTTTCGGCCTGCCAAAGGGTGCAAAGAACAGAGAAAATGTGATCAACTTCCTGAGAGTCTTGGGTTCCAAAGAAGGACAGCTCGCGTTCAACATCAAGAAGGGTTCCATCCCTGCCAGGACGGACATAGACAAGAACCTGTTCCCAGAGTATCAGAGGTCCGCGATGGAAGATTGGCTCAAACACGAGATCGTACCGAGTGTTATGCACGGAGCAGCGGCATCTGAAAGCTGGGTCACCGAATTCAAGGATGTCATCTCGTTGTTCGTTGCTCGCCCGGACGTGAAGACAACCCAGAAAGCTCTTGTCAGTATAGCCAAAGCTCAGGGTGTTCCTCAGTGA
- a CDS encoding carbohydrate ABC transporter permease codes for MKTDRIVALLFILPSLILIGIFIYGFIGWTGWVSMVNWRDVFPDFTFVGLRNYSRLFQHFRFAISMKNTLVFTILFLIASIGIGLLLAILLDRKVRFEGFFRTVYLFPMAVSFVVTGVVWRWILNPGTGGESVGLNWLLEKIGLGFLKSGWYTDPNIGIKAVVIAAVWQMSGYVMALYLSGIRSVPNELYEAAQLDGANVFQLYRYIVLPLLRPVTLSAVIILGHISLKIFDLVFAMTGSGIGFSCDVPALFMYDTTFRGNYFSQGAAIAMILLLCVAALIIPYLVYSIRSEVRK; via the coding sequence GTGAAAACAGACAGAATCGTTGCGCTTCTTTTTATTCTTCCTTCTTTGATCCTGATTGGAATCTTCATCTACGGATTCATTGGTTGGACAGGCTGGGTCTCCATGGTGAACTGGCGGGATGTGTTCCCGGATTTTACTTTCGTCGGTCTTCGTAACTACAGCAGACTTTTCCAGCACTTTCGATTTGCTATATCCATGAAGAACACTCTCGTTTTCACGATCTTGTTTCTGATCGCGAGTATAGGCATAGGGCTGTTGCTTGCCATTTTACTCGACAGAAAGGTTCGCTTCGAGGGTTTCTTCAGAACGGTTTATTTGTTCCCCATGGCTGTGTCGTTCGTCGTCACCGGTGTCGTGTGGCGATGGATACTGAATCCTGGCACGGGTGGGGAGAGCGTTGGATTGAACTGGTTATTGGAGAAGATAGGCCTTGGGTTCTTGAAAAGTGGATGGTACACCGATCCGAACATAGGAATCAAGGCTGTGGTGATTGCTGCGGTTTGGCAGATGTCGGGCTACGTGATGGCCCTTTATCTTTCTGGCATTAGATCAGTCCCCAACGAACTCTACGAGGCGGCCCAATTGGACGGTGCAAACGTCTTTCAGCTGTACCGATACATCGTTCTGCCACTCCTCAGGCCCGTCACGCTGAGCGCTGTCATCATACTCGGTCATATCTCTTTGAAAATTTTCGATCTGGTGTTTGCCATGACTGGAAGTGGAATAGGTTTCTCATGCGATGTTCCTGCACTGTTCATGTACGACACGACCTTCAGGGGCAACTACTTTTCTCAAGGAGCAGCGATAGCGATGATACTTCTTTTGTGTGTTGCCGCTCTGATAATCCCCTATCTGGTGTACAGCATCAGATCGGAGGTTAGAAAATGA
- a CDS encoding carbohydrate ABC transporter permease, which translates to MKASRVLLYLVLIVFVAFYLMPIYVLLMTSLKSFREISLSTMWIPPKEVSFRSFLRAWYGDRSIGLRGLSGNFMNSIYLTVPATLISSVLGSMNGYVLTKWKFRKANLVFALILFGMFIPYQSVLIPLVQVLQKTKLYGSIPGLILVHCVYGIPITTLIFRNYYSTIPTDIVEAAKIDGAGFVKIFAKVILPLSGPAFAVTAIWQFTSIWNDFLFGLVVTPNPSVQPITVALNNLAGSYFVEWNVQMAGALITALPTLIVYIFLGKLFMRGLLSGSLSGM; encoded by the coding sequence ATGAAAGCGAGCAGGGTATTACTGTATCTGGTGTTGATCGTTTTTGTCGCTTTCTACCTCATGCCCATATACGTCCTTCTCATGACGAGCTTGAAGAGCTTCAGGGAAATAAGTTTGAGCACGATGTGGATTCCGCCGAAGGAAGTGAGTTTCAGGAGTTTCTTAAGAGCATGGTACGGCGACAGATCGATAGGTTTGAGGGGTCTTTCGGGAAACTTCATGAACAGCATCTATTTGACCGTCCCGGCGACACTGATCTCTTCGGTGCTCGGTTCTATGAACGGTTATGTCCTGACGAAATGGAAGTTCAGAAAGGCCAATTTGGTTTTTGCTCTCATACTCTTCGGCATGTTCATTCCATATCAAAGCGTGCTAATACCGCTCGTGCAAGTTCTGCAGAAGACGAAACTCTATGGCAGTATACCCGGTTTGATTCTCGTCCACTGCGTTTATGGAATACCCATCACAACTTTGATTTTCAGGAATTATTATTCCACCATTCCAACAGACATCGTCGAAGCAGCAAAGATCGATGGAGCTGGTTTTGTGAAGATATTCGCTAAAGTCATTCTTCCACTGTCTGGTCCGGCATTCGCAGTGACGGCGATCTGGCAGTTCACATCGATCTGGAACGATTTCCTTTTTGGCCTTGTCGTCACGCCCAACCCGTCCGTCCAGCCGATAACTGTGGCGCTCAACAATTTGGCCGGTAGCTATTTCGTCGAGTGGAACGTTCAGATGGCTGGAGCGCTAATAACAGCTCTCCCGACGCTCATCGTCTACATCTTTCTTGGAAAGCTCTTCATGAGAGGTCTGTTATCAGGAAGTCTGTCTGGAATGTGA
- a CDS encoding SDR family oxidoreductase: MDLKLSGKRVLVCGGTRGIGRAIAEEFSKEGSTVFIVARHQSKEIAKQIEVQYSAKVFGFDADLSKAEDIQQVKKAVGQVDVLIINSGGPKVGDFFDLRDEDWYLAFDLLIMSTVRLINAFLPDMIERKWGRVIAITSVSVFEPLPRLLLSNSLRMAIAGLMKSLSKEYARYNITFNCVAPGHTMTERLEHLIKEAAVRMQKSEEEVIKQMAEENDVKRFAKPEEIAAAVVFLASERASYITGTTLKVDGGFVHASL, encoded by the coding sequence ATGGATCTCAAGTTGTCGGGCAAAAGGGTGCTGGTTTGTGGTGGTACCCGAGGCATTGGTAGAGCCATTGCAGAGGAGTTTTCCAAGGAAGGCTCAACAGTTTTCATCGTCGCACGTCATCAGTCAAAGGAGATCGCCAAACAGATCGAGGTCCAATACTCTGCGAAGGTTTTCGGCTTCGATGCAGACCTTTCGAAAGCCGAGGACATACAGCAGGTGAAAAAGGCCGTAGGTCAGGTGGATGTGTTGATAATCAATTCTGGAGGCCCGAAAGTCGGTGATTTTTTCGATTTGCGCGATGAAGATTGGTACCTTGCCTTCGATCTTTTGATCATGAGTACTGTGAGGCTGATCAACGCCTTCTTGCCGGATATGATCGAAAGAAAGTGGGGCAGAGTCATCGCCATAACGTCGGTCTCGGTATTTGAACCGCTTCCGAGACTACTACTTTCGAACTCTCTCAGAATGGCCATAGCAGGATTGATGAAATCTCTGTCCAAAGAGTACGCCAGATACAACATAACCTTTAACTGCGTTGCGCCAGGCCACACCATGACCGAGAGGCTGGAGCATTTGATTAAAGAAGCGGCTGTCAGGATGCAAAAGAGCGAGGAGGAAGTCATAAAACAGATGGCCGAAGAGAACGATGTGAAACGTTTTGCAAAACCTGAAGAAATCGCAGCCGCGGTCGTTTTCCTTGCGAGCGAACGAGCTTCTTACATAACCGGTACGACGCTGAAAGTGGATGGAGGCTTCGTCCACGCTTCACTCTGA
- a CDS encoding IspD/TarI family cytidylyltransferase: protein MIYGIVLAGGNSQRFGSDIPKQFIDLAGKPLVLWSVSTFSRVRDFRKLIVVLPEKWFEFGKMTVLSYLQDERLQFVAGGSTRTDSLVKALAFVKEKYGVKDEDIAVTHDAARPFVKSEHIVSSIKMCENSSAVTLALPVIDTIAICERDRIVSLTDRKRTFAVQTPQTFKIKTFLELFERLTEEQRSALTDATGVFVVNDVPVSILEGDPRNIKVTTQLDMVMAEAIARSLSE from the coding sequence TTGATCTATGGGATCGTTCTCGCTGGGGGAAATTCACAGAGGTTCGGAAGTGATATTCCAAAGCAGTTCATCGATTTAGCTGGGAAACCTCTTGTACTTTGGAGCGTTTCGACGTTTTCAAGGGTCAGAGATTTCAGAAAGCTCATCGTCGTGTTGCCAGAAAAATGGTTTGAATTCGGAAAAATGACTGTGCTCTCATATCTTCAAGATGAAAGATTGCAGTTTGTTGCGGGCGGTTCCACAAGGACCGATTCACTGGTGAAAGCTCTTGCGTTTGTGAAAGAGAAATACGGTGTGAAAGATGAAGACATAGCAGTGACACACGATGCTGCCAGGCCTTTCGTGAAGAGCGAGCATATCGTGTCGAGCATCAAAATGTGTGAGAACAGCTCGGCCGTAACGCTTGCTTTACCGGTGATCGACACCATTGCGATATGCGAAAGAGACAGAATCGTCAGTCTCACCGATAGAAAACGTACCTTTGCTGTTCAGACACCTCAGACGTTCAAAATAAAAACCTTTCTTGAACTTTTTGAACGACTCACGGAAGAACAAAGATCAGCTTTGACCGATGCAACAGGGGTCTTCGTCGTGAACGATGTGCCCGTATCAATCCTTGAAGGTGATCCGCGGAACATCAAGGTTACAACACAGCTCGATATGGTGATGGCAGAAGCGATCGCCAGATCGCTTTCAGAGTGA
- a CDS encoding inorganic phosphate transporter: MWYLLPSIFLGWSLGANDAANVFGPTIASGLIPHKPAMIFGSLFVVLGAVVGGSEGLLNVSSITTGLVLDSALAVFSAALTVTIMTLLKFPVSTSQAVFGGIVGTNILRFGFENVNWMAMSKFVVVWVLTPTGAAVISFFLYKFLAIVFRRIKSVQIQDRFITVGSWLVGFYGCYALGANNVANVTGALVGNMLSVTQAALIGGLCIGLGMITFSKGVVMTVGKNIVALDHFSGMIAVLAQAITVWIYSLVGIPVSSSQAIVGAVIGLGYAKGAKLSNRRTVVNIVLAWVATPLVAGLISYILCLGVKSWF, encoded by the coding sequence GTGTGGTACCTTCTTCCATCGATTTTCTTGGGTTGGTCGCTCGGGGCGAACGATGCGGCTAACGTGTTTGGTCCAACGATCGCTTCTGGGTTGATACCTCACAAACCCGCCATGATCTTTGGTTCCCTCTTCGTGGTCCTCGGAGCCGTCGTGGGTGGATCGGAAGGCCTTCTGAACGTCTCAAGCATCACTACTGGACTGGTGCTCGACAGCGCTTTGGCTGTCTTCTCCGCAGCCTTGACGGTCACCATCATGACGCTTCTCAAATTTCCCGTTTCTACTTCTCAGGCTGTGTTCGGAGGTATCGTGGGAACCAACATTCTGAGATTCGGCTTTGAGAACGTCAACTGGATGGCCATGTCGAAGTTCGTTGTTGTGTGGGTGCTCACACCGACCGGTGCAGCTGTAATAAGTTTTTTCCTGTACAAGTTTTTGGCCATCGTGTTTCGCCGCATCAAGTCGGTCCAGATCCAGGACAGATTCATAACGGTTGGTTCCTGGCTTGTCGGTTTCTATGGTTGTTATGCGCTCGGAGCGAACAACGTGGCCAACGTGACAGGTGCCTTGGTTGGTAACATGTTGAGTGTGACTCAGGCTGCCTTGATTGGAGGTCTGTGTATCGGTTTGGGCATGATCACTTTCAGCAAAGGTGTCGTCATGACTGTGGGCAAAAACATCGTCGCGCTGGATCATTTCTCTGGCATGATCGCTGTTCTGGCGCAGGCGATCACTGTCTGGATCTACAGTCTCGTTGGCATTCCTGTTTCCTCCTCGCAGGCGATCGTGGGAGCGGTGATAGGTTTGGGATACGCAAAGGGTGCGAAGTTGTCCAATCGCCGAACGGTCGTGAACATTGTGCTGGCCTGGGTCGCAACACCTCTGGTCGCTGGGCTCATCTCTTACATACTGTGTTTGGGGGTGAAGTCATGGTTTTGA